A window from Akkermansia muciniphila encodes these proteins:
- a CDS encoding lysophospholipid acyltransferase family protein, with amino-acid sequence MFILKPIVRKTSEKRSRWWTKLAGFGLWSVLQPLCMSLNIRSIKEEHDDVYTTPFLVALWHNRTTVPGYAWSLAQKPLKMCVLTSASKDGALVESICRHFGLDSVRGSSGRRGALAYIEMMRKLQKGDVCFCLTPDGPQGPIYEVHHGIIKMASQSGLPIVPVCIEYESCWRLNKAWDRYAIPKPCSNVNILWKKRLFIPPDVTEEQVAEYARLLGGLMHQGLPDFPPLKESLLCKSSTENK; translated from the coding sequence ATGTTCATACTTAAACCTATTGTCCGCAAAACGTCCGAGAAGCGTTCCCGCTGGTGGACCAAGCTGGCTGGCTTTGGCCTGTGGTCCGTGCTTCAGCCTCTTTGCATGAGCCTTAATATCCGTTCCATCAAGGAGGAGCACGACGATGTTTACACGACGCCCTTTCTTGTGGCCCTCTGGCATAACCGCACGACCGTGCCGGGCTATGCCTGGTCCCTGGCACAGAAGCCGCTCAAGATGTGCGTGCTGACCAGCGCCAGCAAGGACGGCGCCCTGGTGGAGTCCATCTGCAGGCACTTCGGACTGGATTCCGTGCGCGGTTCTTCCGGACGGCGCGGCGCCTTGGCCTATATAGAGATGATGCGGAAGCTTCAGAAAGGCGACGTCTGTTTCTGCCTTACTCCGGACGGCCCCCAGGGCCCCATTTATGAGGTGCACCACGGCATTATTAAAATGGCCTCCCAGTCCGGCCTGCCCATCGTCCCCGTGTGCATCGAATATGAAAGCTGCTGGAGGCTGAACAAGGCCTGGGACCGTTACGCCATTCCCAAGCCGTGTTCCAACGTGAACATTTTATGGAAAAAGCGCCTGTTCATTCCTCCGGACGTAACGGAGGAGCAGGTCGCGGAATATGCGCGCCTGCTGGGAGGGCTCATGCATCAGGGACTTCCGGATTTTCCACCACTTAAAGAATCATTATTATGCAAATCATCGACGGAAAACAAGTAG
- a CDS encoding Amuc_1098 family type IV pilus outer membrane protein gives MSAIQQIALALAVAGIGAGQGLAQEGAGASRRAAARMEEQAQASMLLLGQARQQYSEGKYQEALENYRRSLSTLPKSPNMEKRRRFLETSIADASVAVAQEYIKVGRYDEAVKLLQDALKTTPTHALAKLTLEMAQDPVRTNPALSPEHVKKVEEVYRLLHLAYGYYELGQYDAALKEFTSVLQTDPYNTAARRGMELVNRARTTYFDAARDEMRRSALAEVSRPWEWPAPLTETPEEPSSFSEPLDNPVVNVDQKLGMIRLPRVQLDGATVEEAVDYLRSQARTHDTTAMTTAERGVNISVDPGPADSSCAREVAEKKITLNLQNVPLRDALEYVARASGLLLRTNAFGAELVSSADGTSYMVTKSITLPPGFFSGLSESSNTENADPFASGDSGSSGMTLKRVDPQKALASLGVKFPEGSFIKYNSGNSTLLFHGTPRDLSLLEELVASKSAEQPLQVVVSATFLEVNQTDLEELGFNWIVNLNLDPSKWFMGGAGTNKNDYNNTVLDSAARVAGAAVPGGVVGGLRSGNQVFTEDSIDGMIERGSSARSTGVAYVPGGAPSILTMRGMWSQADVTMIMRGLSQKKGTDIMQHPSVIVRPGEKATFFSGRELIYPTEYDPPEVPNSTGNNNNNNGDDWGNYDDDNGDRLQVMPMTPAHPSAFETRQLGTLFNVEVTGISDDKSIVEMTVVPEIVEFDGFINYGTPLFIPVASREKNPKEDIVMVKASDNFILQPVFSTRRLTAPVRIATGSTLVIGSLKKSTSITYEDKIPILGDIPWVGRLFRSKGAKEQRKAIIIMVKAEVVDPGGKQLYTPSTSVPDGDAPAGLAPLPALSNAQ, from the coding sequence ATGTCTGCCATTCAGCAAATTGCTCTGGCTCTTGCCGTGGCCGGTATTGGCGCCGGCCAGGGGCTGGCGCAGGAAGGTGCAGGGGCCTCCCGCCGTGCCGCGGCCCGGATGGAAGAACAGGCCCAGGCTTCCATGCTGCTTCTGGGGCAGGCGCGCCAGCAGTATTCTGAAGGCAAGTATCAGGAAGCTCTGGAAAATTACCGCAGGAGCCTTTCCACGCTGCCCAAGTCCCCCAACATGGAGAAGCGGCGCCGTTTTCTGGAAACCAGCATTGCGGACGCCAGCGTGGCGGTAGCCCAGGAATACATCAAGGTGGGGCGTTATGATGAGGCTGTCAAGCTGTTGCAGGACGCCCTGAAAACCACACCGACGCATGCGCTCGCCAAGCTTACGCTGGAGATGGCCCAGGACCCGGTGCGGACGAATCCGGCCCTTTCCCCGGAACATGTCAAGAAGGTGGAGGAGGTGTACCGCCTGCTCCATCTGGCTTACGGTTATTATGAACTGGGCCAGTATGATGCGGCCTTAAAGGAATTTACCTCCGTCCTCCAGACGGACCCTTACAACACGGCGGCGCGGCGCGGCATGGAGCTGGTGAACCGCGCCAGAACCACCTACTTTGACGCTGCCAGGGATGAAATGCGCAGGAGCGCGCTGGCGGAGGTCTCCCGCCCGTGGGAGTGGCCCGCGCCCCTGACGGAAACGCCGGAGGAACCCTCCTCCTTTTCCGAGCCCTTGGACAATCCCGTGGTGAACGTGGACCAGAAGCTGGGCATGATCCGCCTGCCGCGCGTGCAGCTGGACGGCGCTACGGTGGAAGAAGCCGTGGATTACCTGCGCAGCCAGGCCAGGACGCATGACACCACGGCCATGACCACGGCGGAGCGCGGAGTGAACATCTCCGTGGACCCGGGTCCGGCAGACAGCAGTTGCGCCAGGGAAGTAGCTGAAAAGAAAATTACGCTGAATCTTCAAAACGTGCCGCTCCGCGACGCCCTGGAATATGTGGCGCGCGCTTCCGGCCTGCTGCTGCGCACGAACGCCTTTGGCGCGGAACTGGTATCCAGTGCGGACGGCACCTCCTACATGGTGACCAAGTCCATCACCCTTCCGCCGGGTTTCTTCTCCGGCTTGTCCGAATCCTCCAATACGGAAAATGCGGACCCCTTCGCCTCCGGGGATTCCGGCTCCTCCGGCATGACCCTGAAACGGGTGGACCCGCAGAAGGCCCTGGCCTCCCTGGGGGTGAAATTCCCGGAAGGCAGCTTCATCAAGTATAATTCAGGCAACTCCACCCTCCTTTTCCATGGCACCCCCCGGGACTTGAGCCTGCTGGAGGAACTGGTGGCCTCCAAGAGCGCGGAACAGCCCCTGCAGGTGGTCGTCAGCGCCACGTTCCTGGAAGTAAACCAGACGGACCTGGAAGAATTGGGCTTCAACTGGATTGTGAACCTGAACCTGGACCCGTCCAAATGGTTCATGGGCGGTGCGGGAACCAACAAAAATGACTATAATAATACCGTGCTGGACAGCGCCGCCCGGGTGGCGGGAGCCGCCGTCCCCGGAGGAGTGGTGGGCGGTCTCAGGTCCGGCAACCAGGTTTTCACGGAAGACAGTATTGACGGCATGATTGAGCGCGGTTCTTCCGCCAGAAGCACGGGCGTGGCCTACGTTCCCGGCGGCGCGCCCAGCATCCTCACCATGCGCGGCATGTGGAGCCAGGCGGATGTCACCATGATCATGCGCGGCCTGAGCCAGAAAAAGGGTACGGACATCATGCAGCATCCTTCCGTAATTGTGCGCCCCGGTGAAAAAGCCACGTTCTTCAGCGGCAGGGAACTGATTTATCCCACGGAATATGATCCGCCCGAAGTTCCCAACAGTACGGGCAACAATAATAACAATAACGGCGACGACTGGGGCAACTATGATGACGATAACGGGGACCGCCTCCAGGTCATGCCCATGACCCCCGCGCATCCCTCCGCCTTTGAAACAAGGCAGCTCGGCACGCTGTTTAACGTGGAAGTGACCGGCATCAGCGATGACAAATCCATCGTGGAAATGACGGTTGTGCCTGAAATCGTGGAATTTGACGGCTTCATCAACTATGGCACGCCGCTCTTCATTCCCGTGGCCTCCCGGGAGAAGAACCCGAAGGAAGACATCGTCATGGTGAAGGCTTCCGACAACTTCATCCTGCAGCCCGTATTCTCCACGCGCCGCCTGACCGCTCCCGTGCGCATCGCTACCGGCAGCACGCTCGTCATCGGCTCCTTGAAAAAATCCACATCCATCACGTATGAGGATAAAATCCCCATTCTGGGCGATATCCCCTGGGTGGGACGCCTGTTCCGCTCCAAGGGCGCCAAGGAACAGCGCAAGGCCATCATCATCATGGTGAAGGCGGAAGTGGTGGATCCGGGCGGCAAGCAGCTTTACACGCCGAGCACTTCCGTTCCGGACGGGGATGCCCCGGCAGGTCTGGCGCCCCTTCCCGCCCTGAGCAATGCCCAATAA
- a CDS encoding transglutaminase-like domain-containing protein produces MNLLPSALLLGLTAALCAAHDAIPDGVDFLRAYMPAQDRDTVTEERLDREVRLALAVRAQFPWAGKVPWELYENDVLPYAVVNEPRDEWREQFHNLFAPLVSACKTGREAALTIASSIQNTLNVRYSTERRIPHQGVKESLESGKVSCTGQSILLVCALRSVGIPARMAGVLTWNHVRGNHNWVEAWCDGEWQMLEYNEKDFNTPWVMSAISMLDPRKPENAIYATSWKKEPSGEFFPLVWEARYDEKRRALTFPPESRTVPAVRITDRYMKLASNWVAAQPEYVPGSKLMLDIREKSGAKTRRLPLRVVLKSEEGKILAEGTTPGPSDDMRKFLEIRLPETVSRGFLEFMMPDGTVRNEPVAHTEAPVQILNFSVNAR; encoded by the coding sequence ATGAACCTGCTGCCTTCCGCCCTTCTCCTGGGACTGACCGCCGCCCTCTGCGCCGCCCATGACGCCATCCCGGACGGGGTGGATTTTCTGCGCGCCTACATGCCCGCGCAGGACAGGGACACGGTCACGGAAGAGCGGCTGGATCGGGAAGTACGGCTGGCGCTGGCGGTCCGCGCCCAGTTTCCCTGGGCCGGCAAGGTGCCATGGGAGCTTTATGAGAACGACGTGCTCCCGTATGCCGTGGTCAACGAACCGCGGGACGAATGGAGGGAGCAGTTCCACAACCTGTTCGCCCCGCTGGTTTCCGCGTGCAAAACGGGCCGGGAGGCAGCCCTCACCATCGCCTCCAGCATCCAGAATACCCTGAATGTCCGCTACTCCACGGAAAGGAGAATCCCCCACCAGGGCGTGAAGGAATCCCTGGAATCCGGCAAAGTCTCCTGCACGGGCCAGAGCATCCTGCTCGTCTGCGCGCTACGTTCCGTAGGCATTCCGGCCCGCATGGCCGGGGTCCTCACCTGGAACCACGTGCGCGGCAACCATAACTGGGTGGAAGCCTGGTGTGACGGGGAATGGCAGATGCTGGAATACAATGAGAAGGATTTCAACACCCCGTGGGTGATGTCCGCCATCAGCATGCTGGACCCCCGCAAGCCGGAAAACGCCATTTACGCCACATCCTGGAAAAAAGAGCCCTCCGGAGAGTTTTTCCCCCTGGTCTGGGAAGCCCGTTACGACGAAAAACGGCGCGCCCTGACCTTCCCTCCGGAAAGCCGGACCGTTCCCGCCGTCAGGATCACGGACCGCTACATGAAATTGGCGTCCAACTGGGTGGCCGCCCAGCCGGAATATGTGCCGGGCAGCAAACTGATGCTGGACATCAGGGAAAAAAGCGGCGCCAAAACCCGCCGTCTGCCCCTGCGCGTGGTCCTCAAGTCGGAAGAAGGAAAAATCCTGGCGGAGGGAACCACCCCCGGACCGTCTGACGATATGAGGAAATTCCTGGAGATACGCCTGCCGGAAACCGTTTCCCGCGGTTTTCTGGAATTCATGATGCCGGACGGAACGGTACGCAATGAACCCGTGGCCCATACGGAAGCTCCGGTGCAGATTTTGAATTTCTCCGTAAACGCCCGATGA
- the folD gene encoding bifunctional methylenetetrahydrofolate dehydrogenase/methenyltetrahydrofolate cyclohydrolase FolD produces MQIIDGKQVASQVLEEVGRDIERLREQGITPGLAVVLVGEDPASQVYVNSKVKKCAELGMNSRKIVLPSDASQEELLQVVRDLNADPSIHGILVQSPPPPHIDEAAVVLEIDPAKDVDGFHPENVAKLVLEDETGFVPCTPLGCIRLLQAAGIETAGANAVVIGRSMIVGKPMAHLLMSKQANATVTVAHSRTKNLPELCRSADIIVAAIGRPAFVTADFVKDGAVVVDVGINRVEDAAAKRGYRIVGDVAYDEVAPKCRAITPVPGGVGPMTIAMLMANTVKACRQQTGA; encoded by the coding sequence ATGCAAATCATCGACGGAAAACAAGTAGCCTCCCAGGTGCTGGAAGAGGTCGGAAGGGATATTGAGCGGCTCAGGGAACAGGGAATTACTCCCGGTCTGGCCGTGGTGCTGGTGGGGGAAGACCCCGCCTCCCAGGTGTACGTTAATTCCAAGGTGAAGAAATGCGCGGAACTGGGCATGAATTCCCGCAAGATCGTTCTGCCTTCCGACGCCTCCCAGGAAGAATTGCTGCAGGTGGTCCGTGACTTGAATGCGGACCCATCCATCCATGGCATTCTGGTGCAGAGCCCGCCTCCCCCCCATATTGACGAGGCGGCCGTGGTGCTGGAAATTGACCCCGCGAAGGACGTGGACGGCTTCCATCCGGAAAACGTCGCCAAGCTGGTGCTGGAGGATGAAACCGGTTTTGTGCCCTGTACCCCTCTGGGCTGCATCCGGCTGCTGCAAGCCGCGGGCATTGAAACGGCCGGAGCGAATGCCGTGGTCATTGGCCGCAGCATGATTGTAGGCAAGCCGATGGCCCATCTGCTGATGTCCAAGCAGGCGAACGCCACTGTGACCGTAGCCCATTCCCGCACCAAGAACCTGCCGGAGCTCTGCCGCTCTGCGGACATCATTGTGGCTGCCATAGGCAGGCCCGCTTTTGTGACGGCGGATTTTGTGAAGGACGGCGCCGTGGTGGTGGACGTGGGCATCAACCGCGTGGAAGACGCCGCTGCCAAGCGCGGCTACCGGATTGTGGGGGACGTGGCCTATGATGAAGTGGCACCCAAATGCCGGGCCATCACTCCCGTGCCCGGCGGCGTGGGACCGATGACCATCGCCATGCTGATGGCTAACACGGTCAAGGCCTGCCGCCAGCAGACGGGCGCCTGA
- a CDS encoding tRNA dihydrouridine synthase, whose protein sequence is MHRPMLLALAPMKDVTDLAFLKTLKDLNSLPDYFITEYFRTVAHHKKMSPYILRSIDENPTGRPIYGQLVGHEPEYLARDALDLMKHACAGVDLNMGCPAPLVCRRNAGGGMLRSLKDMDAALGTLRDALPAGAFTVKCRLGYETPDEFERILPVIAAHSPDRVCIHARTVREGYRSPVHPEWVKWAVEVLDCPVIANGNIVDAATADAWVRLAHPAGLMIGRAALRNPWIFSQLHARFRGAPGVSLTFRDLLHYIRRLYERTLEMQEHYVEEKHIHRMKKYLVYTARGLPDSFDHHMKRAKNSHDFMRLCEDILDNDTPFAPTPPEDTHLFAHFHTLLTQEEACLPPGIQV, encoded by the coding sequence ATGCACAGGCCCATGCTGCTGGCGCTGGCCCCCATGAAAGATGTGACGGATCTGGCTTTCCTCAAGACGTTGAAGGACTTGAATTCCCTGCCTGATTACTTCATCACGGAATATTTCAGAACGGTGGCCCACCATAAAAAGATGTCGCCATACATCCTGCGCTCCATTGATGAAAATCCCACGGGGCGCCCCATTTACGGACAGCTCGTGGGCCATGAACCGGAGTACCTGGCAAGGGACGCGCTGGACCTGATGAAGCACGCCTGCGCCGGGGTGGACCTGAACATGGGCTGCCCCGCCCCCCTGGTGTGCAGAAGGAACGCCGGGGGCGGCATGCTGCGCTCCCTGAAGGATATGGACGCGGCCCTGGGGACGCTCCGGGACGCCCTGCCCGCCGGGGCTTTCACGGTCAAATGCCGCCTGGGGTATGAGACTCCGGATGAGTTTGAACGCATCCTCCCCGTGATTGCCGCGCACTCTCCGGACAGGGTGTGCATCCACGCCCGCACCGTGCGGGAAGGCTACCGCTCCCCCGTCCATCCGGAATGGGTGAAATGGGCCGTGGAAGTCCTGGACTGCCCCGTAATCGCCAACGGCAATATTGTGGATGCCGCCACGGCGGACGCCTGGGTGCGGCTGGCGCACCCGGCAGGACTGATGATAGGCCGCGCGGCCCTGCGCAATCCCTGGATATTCTCCCAGCTTCACGCCCGCTTCCGGGGCGCACCCGGTGTATCCCTTACCTTCCGGGACCTGCTGCACTACATCCGGCGCCTTTACGAACGCACGCTGGAAATGCAGGAGCATTACGTGGAGGAAAAACACATCCACCGCATGAAAAAATACCTGGTTTACACGGCCCGGGGCCTTCCGGATTCCTTTGACCACCACATGAAGAGGGCCAAAAATTCCCATGATTTCATGCGCCTTTGCGAGGATATTCTGGACAACGACACGCCCTTCGCCCCCACACCGCCGGAAGACACGCACCTGTTTGCCCATTTCCATACCCTGCTTACGCAAGAGGAAGCTTGTCTCCCGCCCGGAATTCAGGTATGA
- a CDS encoding diacylglycerol/lipid kinase family protein, translating to MRIPLFFNNTARSARAERFRRWLDRRRDLFDLIEPESRADMLHHLTARAASGAAVVAVAGGDGTLGVAAEALCNTGTALAPFPAGTMNVFSREIGIRQDFDHALHVLNAGRSREVDLFAFNGRPFLQMAGIGADARAVELTTWEMKKKWKAFAYVIAGARACTERQPRLTLSTDDGRVLEGGAILFGNGRRYGGPLNFFAEAGNDDGLLDAVVFQRSIPSIIGECLVATVHGGFHSRRHGHFEYIQMTGGTVTSAGQAACELDGDYAGNAPVRITRHGTLKVLVP from the coding sequence ATGAGGATCCCCCTCTTTTTCAATAACACGGCGCGCAGCGCCAGGGCAGAACGCTTCCGCCGCTGGCTGGACAGGCGCCGGGACCTTTTTGACCTCATTGAACCGGAAAGCCGGGCGGACATGCTGCACCATTTGACTGCCCGGGCGGCTTCCGGAGCCGCCGTCGTTGCCGTGGCGGGAGGAGACGGCACGCTGGGAGTGGCCGCGGAAGCCCTTTGCAATACAGGAACGGCGCTGGCCCCCTTCCCTGCGGGAACCATGAACGTCTTTTCCCGGGAAATAGGAATACGGCAGGACTTTGACCACGCCCTGCACGTTCTGAACGCGGGGCGTTCCAGGGAGGTGGACCTGTTCGCCTTCAACGGACGCCCTTTTCTCCAAATGGCAGGCATCGGCGCGGACGCACGCGCCGTGGAACTGACCACCTGGGAGATGAAGAAGAAATGGAAAGCCTTCGCCTACGTGATTGCCGGAGCCAGGGCCTGTACGGAACGGCAGCCGCGCCTGACGCTGTCCACGGATGACGGGCGGGTGCTGGAAGGCGGCGCCATCCTCTTCGGCAACGGGCGCAGGTATGGCGGACCGCTGAATTTCTTTGCGGAGGCGGGAAATGATGACGGACTCCTGGACGCAGTGGTATTCCAGCGCTCCATTCCCTCCATCATCGGGGAATGCCTGGTAGCCACTGTCCATGGCGGCTTCCACTCCCGGAGGCACGGCCACTTTGAATACATCCAGATGACCGGGGGAACCGTTACCTCTGCCGGGCAGGCCGCCTGTGAACTGGACGGGGATTACGCGGGAAACGCGCCGGTACGGATCACGCGCCACGGCACCCTGAAAGTACTCGTACCCTGA
- a CDS encoding enoyl-ACP reductase FabI, protein MSSKLLEGKVGVVVGVANKRSIAFAIAKAWHEAGAKLIFNYQGERLKDGVLKLVHENFGEDAPVYDLDVSDDESINAFFENVRKHTDKVDCMLHSVAFAPKEALGGSFLETGRDAFKISLDISAYSLVALSRAVEPMMSDNGSILAMSYLGSEKVVPNYNLMGVSKAALEACTRYLAYDLGRARGIRVNCISAGPMQTLAARGVSGFSTMFKVYEEHAPLGRSCTGEELGATGVFLASDGSAAITGQVIYVDGGYQIMGM, encoded by the coding sequence ATGTCAAGTAAATTACTCGAAGGCAAAGTTGGTGTCGTAGTCGGCGTGGCGAACAAGCGCAGTATCGCGTTCGCAATTGCCAAGGCATGGCATGAAGCGGGCGCAAAGCTCATCTTCAACTACCAGGGTGAACGCCTCAAGGACGGCGTGCTCAAACTGGTCCATGAAAACTTCGGCGAGGATGCCCCCGTCTACGATCTGGATGTCAGCGATGATGAGTCCATCAATGCATTCTTTGAAAATGTCCGGAAGCATACGGACAAGGTAGACTGCATGCTGCATTCCGTGGCTTTTGCCCCGAAGGAAGCCCTGGGCGGCAGTTTCCTGGAAACGGGACGCGACGCGTTCAAGATTTCCCTGGATATTTCCGCTTACTCCCTGGTGGCCCTTTCCCGCGCTGTGGAGCCCATGATGTCTGACAACGGCAGCATTCTGGCGATGTCCTACCTGGGTTCCGAAAAGGTGGTGCCGAACTACAACCTGATGGGCGTGTCCAAGGCCGCCCTGGAAGCCTGCACCCGTTATCTGGCGTATGACCTGGGCCGCGCCCGCGGCATCCGCGTCAACTGCATCAGCGCCGGCCCCATGCAGACGCTTGCGGCGCGCGGCGTTTCCGGTTTCAGCACCATGTTCAAGGTGTATGAGGAACACGCCCCCCTGGGCCGTTCCTGCACGGGCGAGGAACTGGGCGCCACCGGCGTATTCCTGGCCAGTGATGGCTCCGCCGCGATCACCGGACAGGTGATTTACGTGGACGGCGGCTATCAGATCATGGGCATGTAA